The Triticum dicoccoides isolate Atlit2015 ecotype Zavitan chromosome 6A, WEW_v2.0, whole genome shotgun sequence genome has a window encoding:
- the LOC119314502 gene encoding aspartyl protease family protein At5g10770-like encodes MGSERSILCLLVLLLLCGVSLAASPRYLSVSLDKAHVDCPPLTSPDASSGNKLLIHQYNCFCPPYCGERTRRDIHDRARLSTLLQRSLVPVQQAAPPIPAPAEAPSVAIPDRSGDFLDSPEFIVVVGFGTPAQPSSVMFDTGSDMSWIQCKPCSGYCHPQHDPVFDPTKSTTYAAVQCGQPLCSHTGSKCNDTTCLYSMDYVDGPSKWSTSGVLSQDTLTVTSSTKLSGFPFGCGQRNLGKFGYVDGLLGLGRGQLSLSSQADRSFDGTFSYCLPSDNSTAGYLSIGSTPVTGQVQYTAMIQKSSYPSLYFVELVSINIGGYILPVPPSIFTSTGTILDSGTILTHLPGQAYTALRDRFKFTMQGSKTAPPQENLDTCYDFGGQSGILIPAVSLIFRDGAVFDLNFYGILTFPQPTIGCLAFMPRPESTPFSIIGNTQQRSTEVIYNVAAEKIGFVPNSC; translated from the exons ATGGGGTCCGAAAGGTCCATCTTGTGTCTGCTCGTGCTTCTTCTTCTCTGTggcgtttccttggctgcttcaccGCGCTACCTCTCCGTCAGCCTCGACAAGGCTCACGTCGACTGCCCTCCCTTAACGTCCCCCG ACGCAAGTTCCGGCAACAAGCTCCTTATCCATCAGTATAACTGCTTCTGCCCGCCATATTGTGGAGAGCGGACGAGGCGCGACATCCACGACAGAGCCCGGCTGAGCACCCTACTCCAGAGGTCACTCGTCCCCGTGCAACAAGCCGCACCGCCCATTCCAGCACCAGCAGAGGCGCCATCCGTTGCCATCCCGGACCGCTCAGGGGATTTCCTCGACTCGCCCGAGTTCATCGTCGTTGTCGGCTTCGGAACGCCGGCTCAACCATCttccgtgatgtttgacaccggcaGTGACATGTCATGGATCCAGTGCAAGCCGTGCTCCGGCTACTGCCATCCACAGCATGACCCCGTCTTCGACCCCACCAAATCCACCACCTACGCCGCCGTGCAATGCGGCCAACCGCTGTGCTCACACACCGGCAGCAAGTGCAACGACACCACCTGCCTATACTCCATGGATTATGTCGACGGCCCGTCCAAATGGAGTACATCCGGAGTCCTCTCCCAGGACACGTTGACGGTCACTTCCTCAACCAAGCTCTCCGGCTTCCCGTTCGGATGCGGCCAGCGAAACCTGGGTAAGTTCGGCTATGTCGACGGGCTGCTCGGCCTTGGCCGTGGCCAACTCTCACTGTCTTCACAGGCGGATCGTTCGTTCGACGGCACCTTCTCCTACTGTCTGCCGTCTGACAACAGCACGGCTGGGTACCTCAGCATCGGCTCGACGCCGGTCACCGGCCAAGTGCAATATACGGCGATGATACAGAAGTCTAGCTACCCGTCATTGTACTTCGTCGAGCTCGTCTCCATCAACATCGGTGGTTATATCCTCCCGGTGCCACCCTCAATATTCACGAGCACCGGCACCATCTTGGACTCCGGCACGATCCTTACACATCTACCGGGGCAGGCATACACCGCGCTTCGCGACCGGTTCAAGTTCACCATGCAGGGGAGCAAAACAGCGCCGCCGCAAGAAAACCTCGACACGTGCTATGACTTTGGCGGCCAGAGTGGAATCTTAATACCGGCGGTGTCACTCATATTCAGGGATGGCGCGGTTTTTGACCTCAACTTCTACGGGATCTTGACATTCCCACAGCCGACCATCGGCTGCCTCGCGTTCATGCCCCGGCCAGAGTCGACGCCGTTCTCCATCATCGGCAATACGCAGCAGCGGTCGACCGAGGTGATATACAACGTTGCTGCGGAGAAGATCGGTTTTGTCCCCAACAGTTGCTGA